In a genomic window of Punica granatum isolate Tunisia-2019 chromosome 6, ASM765513v2, whole genome shotgun sequence:
- the LOC116212352 gene encoding alcohol dehydrogenase 1-like codes for MMMRLLSSSMRGEFPWSIPPSSSSMVIPGRPGPGKSKLNHRNTLIRLWNFPTPSPPPSAAVSAIRHTRRSQPNLTLLHASNGKGGGNEERERVSKILEPTKEPQSYSSHKQISTFLDIGNKPEQREETEQRMASTAAGQVIRCRAAVAWEAGKPLVIEEVEVAPPQAMEVRIKVLFGSLCRTDVNFWEAKGQTPLFPRIFGHEAAGIVESVGEGVADLKPGDHVLPVFTGECKECRHCKSQESNMCDLLRINTDRGVMLNDGKTRFSINGKPIYHFVGTSTFSEYTVVHVGCVVKINPEAPLDKICVLSCGISTGLGATLNVAKPKKGSSVAVFGLGAVGLAAAEGARIAGASRIIGVDLNPKRFEEAKKFGVTEFVNPKDYDKPVQEVIAEMTDGGVDRSVECTGNISAMISAFECVHDGWGVAVLVGVPNKDVVFKTHPINILNGRTLKGTFFGNYKPRSDLPSVVEKYMNKELELEKFITHEVTFSEINKAFDYMLARDGLRCIIRMDG; via the exons ATGATGATGAGGCTTCTGTCGTCCTCCATGCGCGGGGAATTTCCATGGAGCATCCCCCCGTCCTCTTCCTCCATGGTGATTCCGGGTCGCCCTGGACCGGGAAAGAGCAAGCTAAATCATAGAAATACCCTCATCCGGCTTTGGAATTTCCCAACTCCGTCTCCACCACCCAGTGCTGCCGTCTCCGCCATCCGTCATACCCGCCGCAG CCAACCAAACTTAACGTTACTTCATGCATCCAACGGGAAAGGAGGAggaaatgaagagagagaacgTGTCAGCAAAATTCTTGAGCCCACAAAAG AACCCCAATCATACTCATCACACAAACAAATATCAACCTTTTTGGACATAGGAAACAAACCAGAACAGAGAGAAGAAACAGAACAGAGAATGGCAAGTACTGCTGCTGGTCAGGTTATTCGCTGCAGAG CTGCTGTGGCATGGGAGGCGGGAAAGCCGCTGGTGATAGAAGAAGTGGAGGTGGCGCCCCCGCAGGCAATGGAGGTCCGTATCAAGGTCCTCTTCGGTTCCCTCTGCCGCACCGATGTCAACTTTTGGGAAGCCAAG GGGCAGACACCGCTGTTTCCTCGGATTTTCGGTCATGAAGCCGCCGG GATTGTTGAGAGTGTTGGAGAAGGCGTCGCGGACCTAAAACCCGGGGACCATGTCCTCCCGGTGTTCACTGGAGAGTGCAAGGAATGTCGGCATTGCAAGTCTCAGGAGAGCAACATGTGTGATCTCCTGAGGATCAACACAGACCGTGGAGTCATGCTGAATGATGGAAAGACGAGGTTCTCGATCAACGGGAAGCCCATTTACCATTTCGTTGGAACATCCACCTTCAGTGAGTACACGGTGGTTCATGTGGGCTGCGTTGTGAAGATCAATCCGGAAGCTCCGCTGGACAAAATATGTGTTCTCAGTTGCGGTATCTCAACCG GTCTTGGTGCCACGTTGAATGTTGCTAAACCAAAGAAGGGCTCATCTGTGGCTGTTTTCGGGTTGGGAGCTGTTGGGCTTGCG GCTGCTGAGGGGGCTAGAATTGCTGGTGCATCGAGGATTATTGGAGTCGATTTGAACCCGAAGAGATTCGAAGAAG CCAAGAAGTTTGGAGTTACCGAGTTCGTGAACCCGAAGGACTATGACAAGCCTGTTCAGGAG GTGATTGCCGAAATGACTGATGGAGGCGTTGATCGGAGTGTGGAGTGCACGGGAAATATCAGTGCCATGATTTCGGCATTCGAATGTGTTCACGAC GGATGGGGTGTTGCTGTTCTCGTCGGCGTTCCGAACAAAGATGTCGTATTCAAGACTCACCCGATAAACATCTTGAACGGAAGGACACTGAAGGGCACCTTCTTCGGGAATTACAAGCCGAGGTCCGACCTTCCTTCTGTTGTGGAAAAGTATATGAATAAG GAGCTGGAGCTGGAGAAGTTCATCACTCATGAGGTTACATTCTCGGAGATCAACAAGGCATTCGACTACATGCTAGCACGGGATGGGCTCCGATGTATAATTCGGATGGATGGATAG
- the LOC116210418 gene encoding LOW QUALITY PROTEIN: cell wall / vacuolar inhibitor of fructosidase 2-like (The sequence of the model RefSeq protein was modified relative to this genomic sequence to represent the inferred CDS: inserted 1 base in 1 codon), whose product MACRRDSLVLPLLLLLSITIPLVSARGSPTSTPASPITTPNPVPTLVQQICKTTKYYDLCISSLRADPSSPTADTKGLALIMVRVAVANATATSSFLSSSAVSTSTGDPAMVKLLRDCADKYSLAGSSLQDSALDLGAESYDTAYMHILAARDYPNVCHNAFKRATRPAYPPELAXREDGLKRVCDVALGIVDILASQQ is encoded by the exons ATGGCTTGCAGAAGAGACTCCTTagttcttcctcttcttcttcttctctccatTACAATCCCTCTAGTCTCAGCAAGAGGTTCTCCTACTTCCACTCCAGCTTCTCCTATCACCACACCAAACCCGGTCCCCACTCTGGTCCAGCAGATCTGCAAGACCACCAAATACTACGACCTCTGCATCTCCTCCCTCCGGGCAGACCCGAGTAGCCCCACTGCTGACACGAAAGGCCTTGCCCTCATCATGGTTAGGGTGGCGGTCGCAAACGCCACCGCCACATCCTCATTCCTGTCCTCTTCGGCAGTTTCAACCTCCACGGGTGACCCTGCAATGGTCAAGCTTTTAAGGGACTGTGCGGACAAGTACTCCCTTGCCGGCAGCTCCCTACAGGACTCTGCCCTGGACCTTGGTGCAGAGTCGTACGATACTGCCTACATGCATATCTTGGCTGCCCGGGACTACCCGAACGTGTGCCACAACGCATTCAAGCGGGCCACTAGGCCAGCCTACCCACCTGAGCTCG CAAGGGAGGACGGGCTTAAGCGCGTCTGCGATGTCGCGCTCGGCATTGTGGACATCCTCGCATCGCAGCAGTGA
- the LOC116211570 gene encoding protein MKS1-like has protein sequence MEQPREFSGAGGDGWRPPQPPPRPSRSPRRELPLQGPRPSPLQVSKPSHKIKKPLPRPPQQLHKAAALPPPELMQPVIIYSVSPKVIHVEESKFMSTVQRLTGPSPGPGASSGAVSPAARLASIERASPTERDRGGGGLNLSDEDVMDIMDILEGVELGQIPGILSPAPGTLPPVPPMLFSPAQPQQNMSFLQDLSPFWHSSPSSAFLSAPIIFSPSPSSVDLFNLLEF, from the coding sequence ATGGAGCAGCCACGGGAATTCTCCGGCGCCGGCGGTGACGGGTGGAGACCGCCGCAGCCGCCTCCTCGGCCGTCACGGTCGCCGAGGAGGGAGCTCCCGCTCCAGGGCCCCCGCCCGTCCCCACTCCAGGTCAGCAAACCGTCCCACAAGATCAAGAAGCCGCTCCCGAGGCCACCGCAGCAGCTCCATAAGGCGGCGGCCCTCCCGCCGCCGGAGCTCATGCAGCCGGTGATCATCTACTCAGTCTCTCCGAAGGTCATCCACGTGGAGGAAAGCAAGTTCATGTCCACAGTCCAGCGCCTCACCGGGCCCTCCCCCGGTCCCGGAGCCAGCTCCGGAGCCGTCTCGCCCGCAGCGAGGCTGGCTTCTATCGAGAGGGCCAGCCCGACGGAGAGGGATCGAGGTGGCGGGGGGCTCAACTTATCTGATGAGGATGTCATGGATATCATGGATATCTTGGAAGGGGTGGAGTTGGGTCAGATTCCGGGGATCTTGTCGCCGGCGCCGGGGACGCTTCCGCCGGTGCCCCCCATGTTGTTCTCGCCGGCGCAGCCGCAGCAGAACATGTCGTTTTTGCAAGATTTGAGCCCGTTTTGGCATAGCAGCCCTTCTTCTGCTTTCTTATCAGCTCCCATAATCTTCTCCCCCTCTCCATCTTCAGTAGATCTCTTCAATCTGTTGGAGTTTTAG
- the LOC116211569 gene encoding uncharacterized protein LOC116211569 isoform X2, producing the protein MGDYQSIVPLLLLLLLLPPEFEPTSPNQLNPRQTQVSSLSSFGLTMPENGKRSYRWRRVLLKVSGEALAGDHAQNIDPKVAIVVGGGNIFRGASWAGSSGLDRSSADYIGMLATVMNAIFLQATMESIGIPTRVQTAFRMSEVAEPYIRRRAVRHLEKGRVVIFAAGTGNPFFTTDTAAALRCAEINAEVVLKATNVDGVFDTDPRRNSDARLLDTLTYHEVTSKDLSVMDMTAITLCQENNIPVVVFNLSKPGNISRAIKGERVGTLIGSTWIPPVGTS; encoded by the exons ATGGGCGATTATCAATCCATtgttcctcttcttcttcttcttcttcttcttcctcctgaGTTTGAACCCACTTCCCCGAACCAGCTGAACCCAAG GCAAACTCAGGTTTCTTCTCTAAGTTCCTTTGGACTCACGATGCCTGAGAATGGCAAGCGATCATACAGATGGCGCAGGGTGCTGCTTAAGGTGAGCGGAGAAGCTCTTGCGGGAGATCACGCTCAAAATATTGACCCAAAG GTTGCAATTGTGGTTGGTGGGGGAAATATATTCCGTGGTGCCTCCTGGGCTGGAAGCAGTGGCCTTGACCGTTCATCGGCAGACTACATTGG TATGCTTGCCACTGTCATGAATGCGATATTTCTTCAAGCAACAATGGAGAGTATCGGTATTCCAACTCGGGTTCAGACAGCATTTAGAATGTCTGAGGTTGCCGAGCCATATATACGGCGGAGGGCAGTGAGGCATTTGGAAAAGGGTAGGGTCGTAATTTTTGCTGCTGGAACTGGTAACCCTTTCTTCACCACAGATACTGCTGCAGCACTTCGATGTGCTGAGA TCAATGCGGAGGTTGTGCTGAAAGCAACAAATGTCGATGGGGTCTTTGATACTGATCCCAGGAGAAACTCAGATGCCCGTCTTCTCGACACATTAACTTATCACGAGGTGACTTCAAAGGACCTCTCGGTTATGGACATGACCGCCATTACTCTTTGCCAAGAAAACAATATACCAG TGGTCGTATTCAATTTGTCTAAGCCGGGAAATATCTCAAGAGCAATAAAGGGGGAGAGGGTCGGGACACTGATCGGATCCACATGGATTCCGCCGGTGGGGACATCATGA
- the LOC116211569 gene encoding uncharacterized protein LOC116211569 isoform X1: protein MGDYQSIVPLLLLLLLLPPEFEPTSPNQLNPRQTQVSSLSSFGLTMPENGKRSYRWRRVLLKVSGEALAGDHAQNIDPKVTMAIAREVAAVTRLGIEVAIVVGGGNIFRGASWAGSSGLDRSSADYIGMLATVMNAIFLQATMESIGIPTRVQTAFRMSEVAEPYIRRRAVRHLEKGRVVIFAAGTGNPFFTTDTAAALRCAEINAEVVLKATNVDGVFDTDPRRNSDARLLDTLTYHEVTSKDLSVMDMTAITLCQENNIPVVVFNLSKPGNISRAIKGERVGTLIGSTWIPPVGTS from the exons ATGGGCGATTATCAATCCATtgttcctcttcttcttcttcttcttcttcttcctcctgaGTTTGAACCCACTTCCCCGAACCAGCTGAACCCAAG GCAAACTCAGGTTTCTTCTCTAAGTTCCTTTGGACTCACGATGCCTGAGAATGGCAAGCGATCATACAGATGGCGCAGGGTGCTGCTTAAGGTGAGCGGAGAAGCTCTTGCGGGAGATCACGCTCAAAATATTGACCCAAAG GTTACAATGGCTATTGCCAGGGAGGTTGCCGCTGTCACTCGCCTGGGCATCGAG GTTGCAATTGTGGTTGGTGGGGGAAATATATTCCGTGGTGCCTCCTGGGCTGGAAGCAGTGGCCTTGACCGTTCATCGGCAGACTACATTGG TATGCTTGCCACTGTCATGAATGCGATATTTCTTCAAGCAACAATGGAGAGTATCGGTATTCCAACTCGGGTTCAGACAGCATTTAGAATGTCTGAGGTTGCCGAGCCATATATACGGCGGAGGGCAGTGAGGCATTTGGAAAAGGGTAGGGTCGTAATTTTTGCTGCTGGAACTGGTAACCCTTTCTTCACCACAGATACTGCTGCAGCACTTCGATGTGCTGAGA TCAATGCGGAGGTTGTGCTGAAAGCAACAAATGTCGATGGGGTCTTTGATACTGATCCCAGGAGAAACTCAGATGCCCGTCTTCTCGACACATTAACTTATCACGAGGTGACTTCAAAGGACCTCTCGGTTATGGACATGACCGCCATTACTCTTTGCCAAGAAAACAATATACCAG TGGTCGTATTCAATTTGTCTAAGCCGGGAAATATCTCAAGAGCAATAAAGGGGGAGAGGGTCGGGACACTGATCGGATCCACATGGATTCCGCCGGTGGGGACATCATGA
- the LOC116210034 gene encoding WD repeat-containing protein 44-like isoform X1, translating to MTDSDSCVESSDHFFDSVESLSPTDQEFDYGVWVNEPRSVKERREDFLQGMGFVEFRGSCFPVEGERLCETSGAISSSSSGLDTDSVEECSVSTGRESGKDANDLMDESDEDQENESHSSSEFSQTEKPEEVKSARKGKLNRWWSFLANRRSNLKADSFSARMDHEERTKLPVLNRLKVQHKQKSWKEFTGLYSGQEIQAHSGLIWTMKFSPDGQFLASGGSDGIVRVWRVNSADAQFINFPASGGGKVKGDKFGSQRRSSNDSSVLIPDKVFWIEESPVHEFHGHTGDILDLAWTNSNHLLSSSTDKTVRLWNMGSDSCLDIFRHSNYVTCIQFNPVHENYFISGSIDGKVRVWGVSERRVIDWADVRDVITAICYQPNGKGFAVGSVVGTCHFFDASGSHLHLNRTIDVQGRKKTLNRITSIQFSRENSHRVMITSEDGKIRVLEGSDIVQKYRGLPKSGSQHSGSFSSSGKHIVSVGDDSRVYLWNYDSFSVPPSKGKSMKSIRSCEHFISEAVSLALPWPCTGTDRSLLGINSCKNLQYCLRRSEYPSEARDSDRFSIGNWFSIEGPCLGTATWPEEKLPPSELSDEERYELQPQNKQDCYREEIAGDRVRVSETWGAVIVSASFDGKIRTYHNYGLPVRL from the exons ATGACAGACTCTGATAGTTGTGTTGAGAGTTCCGATCATTTCTTTGATTCGGTTGAGTCCTTGTCGCCAACCGACCAGGAATTTGATTATGGTGTCTGGGTGAACGAGCCGAGAAGTGTCAAGGAGAGGCGGGAAGATTTCCTCCAGGGAATGGGTTTCGTGGAGTTCAGGGGTTCTTGTTTTCCTGTTGAGGGTGAGAGATTATGCGAGACGAGTGGAGCTATCTCGAGCTCCTCGAGTGGCTTGGACACTGATTCTGTAGAGGAGTGTTCGGTTAGCACTGGCAGAGAATCGGGGAAGGATGCAAATGACTTGATGGATGAGTCAGATGAAGATCAAGAGAATGAATCGCATTCTTCTTCGGAATTCAGTCAAACCGAGAAGCCGGAAGAAGTTAAGAGTGCGAGGAAGGGGAAATTGAATAGATGGTGGAGTTTCCTCGCAAACAGGAGAAGTAATTTGAAAGCGGATTCTTTTTCCGCCAGAATGGACCATGAGGAAAGAACCAAATTGCCTGTATTGAATAGATTGAAGGTCCAGCACAAGCAGAAAAGTTGGAAGGAGTTCACGGGACTTTACTCGGGGCAAGAGATTCAAGCTCACAGTGGACTCATCTGGACCATGAAGTTCAGCCCTGACGGCCAGTTCTTGGCCAGTGGAGGCTCTGATGGTATCGTTCGGGTGTGGAGAGTTAACTCTGCTGATGCCCAATTCATTAACTTCCCTGCCTCTGGAGGAGGAAAAGTGAAGGGAGATAAGTTTGGCTCCCAAAGGAGGAGCTCAAACGACTCCTCGGTCCTCATTCCCGATAAGGTCTTCTGGATAGAGGAGTCGCCGGTCCATGAGTTCCATGGCCACACCGGTGATATTCTAGACCTTGCTTGGACGAACTCAAAC CATCTTCTCTCTTCGTCCACCGATAAGACAGTTCGATTATGGAATATGGGCTCGGACAGTTGCCTTGATATTTTCCGCCACAGCAACTATg TGACTTGCATTCAATTTAATCCTGTTCACGAGAACTACTTCATCAGTGGCTCCATAGATGGGAAAGTTCGGGTCTGGGGAGTTTCTGAAAGACGAGTCATTGACTGGGCCGATGTCCGGGATGTAATAACTGCCATATGCTACCAACCCAATGGAAAA GGTTTTGCCGTTGGCTCTGTTGTGGGCACTTGCCATTTCTTTGATGCATCGG GTTCTCATCTCCATCTCAATAGAACCATAGATGTTCAGGGTCGTAAAAAGACTTTGAACAGGATAACGAGCATTCAG TTTTCTCGGGAAAATTCTCACAGGGTGATGATCACATCGGAAGATGGCAAAATACGAGTCCTCGAGGGTTCAGATATCGTCCAGAAGTACAGAG GTCTTCCAAAGTCGGGAAGTCAGCACTCAGGCTCCTTTAGTTCGAGTGGAAAACACATAGTGTCAGTAGGAGATGATTCTCGGGTTTACTTGTGGAACTACGACAGCTTTTCTGTCCCTCCATCCAAAGGTAAATCCATGAAGTCCATCCGGTCCTGCGAGCATTTTATCTCTGAGGCCGTGTCTCTTGCCTTACCATGGCCATGCACGGGAACCGACCGAAGTCTCTTAGGAATCAATAGTTGTAAGAACCTGCAATATTGCTTGAGAAGGTCCGAATATCCTTCAGAGGCGAGGGACTCGGACAGGTTCTCCATTGGGAACTGGTTCTCCATCGAGGGTCCGTGCCTAGGGACAGCCACCTGGCCTGAGGAGAAGCTTCCACCCTCGGAGTTGTCAGATGAAGAACGTTATGAGCTTCAACCACAGAACAAGCAGGATTGTTACAGAGAAGAGATCGCCGGTGATCGTGTTCGAGTCTCGGAAACATGGGGCGCCGTGATCGTTTCGGCGAGCTTTGATGGGAAAATCCGGACATACCACAACTATGGGCTGCCCGTGAGGCTCTGA
- the LOC116210034 gene encoding WD repeat-containing protein 44-like isoform X2 translates to MTDSDSCVESSDHFFDSVESLSPTDQEFDYGVWVNEPRSVKERREDFLQGMGFVEFRGSCFPVEGERLCETSGAISSSSSGLDTDSVEECSVSTGRESGKDANDLMDESDEDQENESHSSSEFSQTEKPEEVKSARKGKLNRWWSFLANRRSNLKADSFSARMDHEERTKLPVLNRLKVQHKQKSWKEFTGLYSGQEIQAHSGLIWTMKFSPDGQFLASGGSDGIVRVWRVNSADAQFINFPASGGGKVKGDKFGSQRRSSNDSSVLIPDKVFWIEESPVHEFHGHTGDILDLAWTNSNHLLSSSTDKTVRLWNMGSDSCLDIFRHSNYVTCIQFNPVHENYFISGSIDGKVRVWGVSERRVIDWADVRDVITAICYQPNGKGFAVGSVVGTCHFFDASGSHLHLNRTIDVQGRKKTLNRITSIQGDDHIGRWQNTSPRGFRYRPEVQRSSKVGKSALRLL, encoded by the exons ATGACAGACTCTGATAGTTGTGTTGAGAGTTCCGATCATTTCTTTGATTCGGTTGAGTCCTTGTCGCCAACCGACCAGGAATTTGATTATGGTGTCTGGGTGAACGAGCCGAGAAGTGTCAAGGAGAGGCGGGAAGATTTCCTCCAGGGAATGGGTTTCGTGGAGTTCAGGGGTTCTTGTTTTCCTGTTGAGGGTGAGAGATTATGCGAGACGAGTGGAGCTATCTCGAGCTCCTCGAGTGGCTTGGACACTGATTCTGTAGAGGAGTGTTCGGTTAGCACTGGCAGAGAATCGGGGAAGGATGCAAATGACTTGATGGATGAGTCAGATGAAGATCAAGAGAATGAATCGCATTCTTCTTCGGAATTCAGTCAAACCGAGAAGCCGGAAGAAGTTAAGAGTGCGAGGAAGGGGAAATTGAATAGATGGTGGAGTTTCCTCGCAAACAGGAGAAGTAATTTGAAAGCGGATTCTTTTTCCGCCAGAATGGACCATGAGGAAAGAACCAAATTGCCTGTATTGAATAGATTGAAGGTCCAGCACAAGCAGAAAAGTTGGAAGGAGTTCACGGGACTTTACTCGGGGCAAGAGATTCAAGCTCACAGTGGACTCATCTGGACCATGAAGTTCAGCCCTGACGGCCAGTTCTTGGCCAGTGGAGGCTCTGATGGTATCGTTCGGGTGTGGAGAGTTAACTCTGCTGATGCCCAATTCATTAACTTCCCTGCCTCTGGAGGAGGAAAAGTGAAGGGAGATAAGTTTGGCTCCCAAAGGAGGAGCTCAAACGACTCCTCGGTCCTCATTCCCGATAAGGTCTTCTGGATAGAGGAGTCGCCGGTCCATGAGTTCCATGGCCACACCGGTGATATTCTAGACCTTGCTTGGACGAACTCAAAC CATCTTCTCTCTTCGTCCACCGATAAGACAGTTCGATTATGGAATATGGGCTCGGACAGTTGCCTTGATATTTTCCGCCACAGCAACTATg TGACTTGCATTCAATTTAATCCTGTTCACGAGAACTACTTCATCAGTGGCTCCATAGATGGGAAAGTTCGGGTCTGGGGAGTTTCTGAAAGACGAGTCATTGACTGGGCCGATGTCCGGGATGTAATAACTGCCATATGCTACCAACCCAATGGAAAA GGTTTTGCCGTTGGCTCTGTTGTGGGCACTTGCCATTTCTTTGATGCATCGG GTTCTCATCTCCATCTCAATAGAACCATAGATGTTCAGGGTCGTAAAAAGACTTTGAACAGGATAACGAGCATTCAG GGTGATGATCACATCGGAAGATGGCAAAATACGAGTCCTCGAGGGTTCAGATATCGTCCAGAAGTACAGAG GTCTTCCAAAGTCGGGAAGTCAGCACTCAGGCTCCTTTAG